A genome region from Triticum aestivum cultivar Chinese Spring chromosome 2B, IWGSC CS RefSeq v2.1, whole genome shotgun sequence includes the following:
- the LOC123040697 gene encoding probable AMP deaminase: MVDGVVQVYADKDRTERIYPVADATTFFTDLHYVLRMTAAGNTRTVCHNRLNLLEHKFKFHLMLNADREFLAQKTAPHRDFYNVRKVDTHVHHSACMNQKHLLRFIKSKLRKEPDEVVIFRDGTYMTLKEVFESLDLTGYDLNVDLLDVHADKSTFHRFDKFNLKYNPCGQSRLREIFLKQDNLIQDRLAMLNRSLC; this comes from the exons ATGGTCGATGGTGTTGTCCAAGTCTATGCGGATAAAGACC GTACGGAAAggatttatcctgttgctgatgcTACAACCTTTTTCACCGACTTACATTATGTTCTCCGGATGACTGCCGCGGGGAACACAAGAACTGTCTGCCATAACCGACTGAATCTTCTAGAACAT AAGTTCAAATTTCATCTGATGTTAAACGCGGACAGGGAGTTTCTTGCCCAAAAAACTGCACCACATCGTGATTTTTACAATGTTAGGAAGGTCGACACTCATGTTCACCACTCAGCATGCATGAATCAGAAACATTTGCTGAGATTCATCAAGTCCAAACTGAGAAAAGAACCTGATGAG GTTGTCATTTTCAGAGATGGTACATATATGACTTTGAAGGAGGTTTTTGAGAGCTTGGACTTAACTGG GTATGACTTGAATGTTGATTTGCTAGATGTCCATGCGGACAAAAGTACGTTTCATCGTTTTGACAAATTCAACCTTAAATACAATCCATGTGGCCAAAGTAGGCTACGGGAGATTTTCCTTAAACAGGACAATCTTATTCAAG ATCGACTTGCAATGTTGAACAGATCACTATGTTAG